Proteins co-encoded in one Erinaceus europaeus chromosome X, mEriEur2.1, whole genome shotgun sequence genomic window:
- the ARMCX2 gene encoding armadillo repeat-containing X-linked protein 2 encodes MSRVRDAGCVAAGIVIGASAWYCVYKYAGGSSQTKKRMPKPKSRAVASNGARARAGIKAGFTIDLGPGVGPPTPVHIEIENKVQDEISALEASGTVTVVPTASTAEAQSGSENQAQEAVGQVKPKAKSGVGAAESSSITLLVGHAEAPTAAEGPTVAGDPKLAEPPNTAEVPGAPVITPGATLPIEAAVPTEAVEASIPAVPSGAAVPTGAAATSGAAEASGTSGSPRAASSSRRTTPGAHTGAIPKTGSASATGAVPKSGAKGGNKSRNGGKSKNKRNKVEVDELGLGFRPGDGAAAAAAASANGGHAFLAEIPDSEEGESGWTDTESESDSEPETQQRGRGGRRPVAMQKRPFPYDIDEILSVRDLRKVLTLLQKSDDPFIQQVALLTLSNNANYTCNQDTIRKLGGLPIIANMINKTDPHIKEKALMAMNNLSENYENQGRLQVYMNKVMDDIMASNLNSAVQVVGLKFLTNMTITNDYQHLLVNSIANFFRLLSQGGGKIKVEILKILSNFAENPDMLKKLLSTQVPASFSSLYNSYVESEILINALTLFEIIYDNLRAEVFNYREFNKGSLFYLCTTSGICVKKIRALADHHDLLVKVKVIKLVDKF; translated from the coding sequence ATGAGCCGTGTCCGGGATGCTGGCTGTGTCGCTGCGGGAATAGTTATTGGAGCTAGTGCCTGGTACTGTGTCTACAAATATGCTGGGGGAAGCAGCCAAACAAAGAAGAGGATGCCCAAGCCCAAAAGCAGGGCTGTGGCTAGTAATGGAGCCAGAGCTAGGGCTGGAATTAAGGCTGGTTTCACAATTGACCTTGGGCCAGGAGTCGGTCCTCCAACCCCAGTCcatatagagatagagaacaaGGTGCAGGATGAAATCTCTGCTCTGGAAGCATCTGGAACAGTGACAGTGGTTCCAACTGCTTCCACTGCTGAGGCTCAGAGTGGGTCAGAAAATCAGGCCCAAGAGGCAGTAGGCCAGGTAAAGCCTAAAGCCAAATCAGGAGTGGGGGCTGCAGAATCCTCTTCAATAACACTACTTGTAGGGCATGCAGAGGCTCCCACAGCTGCAGAGGGCCCCACAGTAGCAGGTGACCCCAAACTGGCAGAACCTCCTAACACAGCTGAGGTTCCTGGGGCACCAGTAATAACTCCTGGGGCAACATTGCCTATTGAAGCAGCAGTCCCCACTGAGGCAGTGGAGGCTTCCATACCAGCAGTGCCTTCTGGAGCTGCAGTACCTACTGGGGCAGCAGCAACTTCTGGGGCTGCAGAGGCTTCTGGGACTTCAGGCTCCCCAAGGGCAGCATCATCCTCCAGGAGAACAACCCCTGGGGCTCATACTGGGGCTATACCTAAAACCGGGTCAGCATCAGCAACTGGAGCTGTACCCAAAAGTGGGGCCAAGGGTGGAAACAAATCCAGAAAtggaggcaaaagtaaaaacaagagaaacaagGTTGAAGTAGATGAACTGGGGCTGGGCTTTCGCCCTGGGGATGGGGCTGCAGCAGCTGCTGCAGCTTCTGCTAATGGGGGCCATGCTTTCTTGGCAGAGATCCCTGATTCTGAGGAAGGTGAGTCTGGGTGGACTGACACAGAATCAGAGTCAGATTCTGAGCCTGAGACCCAGCAAAGAGGGAGAGGTGGGAGGCGGCCAGTTGCCATGCAGAAGCGCCCCTTCCCTTATGATATTGATGAGATCCTGAGTGTCCGAGACCTCAGAAAAGTCCTTACTTTGCTTCAGAAATCGGATGACCCTTTCATCCAGCAGGTAGCTTTGCTTACTCTGAGCAACAATGCCAATTACACGTGCAACCAAGACACAATTCGCAAACTGGGAGGCCTACCAATTATCGCTAACATGATCAACAAAACTGATCCCCACATTAAGGAAAAAGCATTAATGGCCATGAATAACCTTAGCGAGAATTATGAAAATCAAGGTCGGCTTCAGGTATACATGAATAAAGTGATGGATGATATCATGGCCTCTAACCTGAACTCTGCAGTACAGGTAGTTGGACTAAAATTTTTAACAAACATGACTATTACTAATGACTATCAGCACTTGCTTGTCAATTCAATTGCGAACTTTTTCCGCTTGTTATCTCAAGGAGGTGGAAAAATTAAGGTTGAGATTTTGAAAATACTTTCAAATTTTGCTGAAAATCCAGATATGTTGAAAAAACTGCTCAGTACCCAAGTGCCAGCATCATTTAGTTCCCTCTATAATTCTTATGTGGAATCAGAAATTCTTATTAATGCCCTTACTCTGTTTGAGATCATCTATGACAACCTCAGAGCAGAAGTATTCAATTACAGAGAATTTAATAAAGGTTCCCTTTTTTACTTATGTACTACCTCTGGGATATGCGTTAAGAAAATTCGAGCCTTAGCAGATCACCATGACCTCTTGGTGAAAGTGAAAGTTATAAAACTAGTGGACAAGTTCTGA